The Streptomyces europaeiscabiei genome window below encodes:
- a CDS encoding phosphatase PAP2 family protein, with protein sequence MPSSAGHHALNRRVFLRNSLGVSAGLIAAPTLANLWQAPEAKAATAFAAFVDDYTTNITANQTAETNAVVRALGGFAEIWKTGGAWNTGTPLLPEILRDNMRYCARLTGRRTEAQAREAFVHDRQHQSYAMIGALGPLAGLYRSGAKAVTSITEAPDGIPAGKINDAVPAGAPAGSALGAGSYDSDLGQVARLVDTVRGPFASGNPAKFTFQYPRPWRMNEDSEVVDTGRTDELGFPVYDSDVVVVKQLLRQRGENPAEDGGFPSGHTNAFHLAALAFAYAVPERFQEIVTRAFELSHTRIMSGMHSTVDVLGGRVMATALAAAALADPKNAALKAAARKQAAEYFQAETGTNADTLFAYAHSDADDRYADRLANARVVEPKLTYVLRRRGGAEGLTVPKGAEVLLETRLPYLDAAQRREVLRTTALPSGYVLLDGWEQWGRLNLFAAADGYGVFDSDVTVTLDAALGGFDAADTWRNDIDGSGGLVKRGSGSLTLTGANRYKGDTVVEAGVLAAGSPEAFGRGDLRVKGGTLATGDHTVRIRGDYTQAGVLDVTLDRGTDPALAVDRRAVLERGSKLVVRFDAEQTPRSGDTVAVVEARSLQGRFAEVSVAVEGWTAEQVFTAHGVSVRLRKN encoded by the coding sequence ATGCCGTCATCTGCCGGGCACCACGCTCTCAACCGCCGCGTCTTCCTCAGGAACTCCCTCGGCGTCTCGGCCGGCCTGATCGCCGCTCCGACCCTCGCGAACCTGTGGCAGGCCCCCGAGGCCAAGGCCGCCACCGCGTTCGCCGCGTTCGTCGACGACTACACGACCAACATCACTGCGAACCAGACCGCCGAGACCAACGCCGTGGTCCGCGCGCTCGGCGGCTTCGCCGAGATCTGGAAGACGGGTGGCGCCTGGAACACCGGCACCCCGCTGCTGCCGGAGATCCTGCGCGACAACATGCGCTACTGCGCGCGCCTCACCGGCCGCCGTACGGAGGCGCAGGCCCGCGAGGCGTTCGTCCACGACCGGCAGCACCAGAGCTACGCCATGATCGGCGCACTCGGCCCGCTGGCCGGGCTGTACCGCTCGGGCGCCAAGGCGGTCACCTCGATCACCGAAGCCCCCGACGGCATCCCGGCCGGCAAGATCAACGACGCCGTGCCCGCCGGCGCACCCGCCGGCTCCGCGCTGGGCGCCGGCTCGTACGACTCGGACCTCGGCCAGGTGGCCCGGCTCGTCGACACCGTGCGCGGCCCGTTCGCCTCGGGCAACCCCGCCAAGTTCACGTTCCAGTACCCGCGTCCGTGGCGGATGAACGAGGACAGCGAGGTCGTCGACACCGGCAGGACGGACGAGCTCGGGTTCCCCGTCTACGACTCCGACGTCGTCGTCGTGAAGCAGCTGCTGCGGCAGCGCGGCGAGAACCCGGCCGAGGACGGCGGTTTCCCCAGCGGCCACACCAACGCCTTCCACCTGGCGGCGCTGGCGTTCGCGTACGCGGTCCCGGAGCGCTTCCAGGAGATCGTGACCCGCGCCTTCGAGCTGAGCCACACCCGGATCATGTCCGGCATGCACTCCACGGTCGACGTCCTCGGTGGCCGGGTCATGGCCACCGCGCTGGCCGCCGCCGCGCTCGCCGACCCGAAGAACGCCGCGCTCAAGGCCGCCGCGCGCAAGCAGGCCGCCGAGTACTTCCAGGCTGAGACCGGCACCAACGCCGACACACTGTTCGCCTACGCGCACTCGGACGCCGACGACCGGTACGCCGACCGCCTGGCCAACGCCCGTGTGGTCGAGCCCAAGCTGACGTACGTGCTGCGCCGGCGCGGCGGTGCCGAGGGGCTCACCGTGCCGAAGGGCGCCGAGGTCCTGCTGGAGACGCGCCTGCCGTACCTCGACGCGGCGCAGCGACGCGAGGTGCTGCGCACGACGGCGCTGCCGTCCGGGTACGTCCTGCTGGACGGCTGGGAGCAGTGGGGCCGGCTCAACCTGTTCGCGGCGGCCGACGGCTATGGCGTCTTCGACTCGGATGTCACCGTCACGCTGGACGCCGCGCTCGGCGGCTTCGACGCGGCCGACACCTGGCGCAACGACATCGACGGCTCGGGGGGTCTCGTCAAGCGGGGCAGCGGTTCACTCACCCTGACCGGCGCCAACCGGTACAAGGGCGACACCGTGGTGGAGGCCGGCGTCCTCGCGGCGGGCTCGCCGGAGGCCTTCGGCCGCGGTGACCTGCGGGTGAAGGGCGGCACGCTGGCCACGGGCGACCACACCGTCCGTATACGCGGCGACTACACGCAGGCCGGTGTCCTCGACGTGACCCTGGACCGGGGCACCGACCCGGCCCTCGCGGTGGACAGGCGCGCGGTCCTGGAGCGGGGCAGCAAGCTGGTGGTCCGCTTCGACGCCGAGCAGACCCCGCGTTCCGGCGACACGGTGGCGGTCGTCGAGGCGCGGTCCCTGCAGGGCCGGTTCGCCGAGGTCTCCGTGGCCGTCGAGGGCTGGACGGCCGAGCAGGTCTTCACGGCGCACGGTGTGTCGGTCCGCCTGCGGAAGAATTAA
- a CDS encoding BadF/BadG/BcrA/BcrD ATPase family protein, which translates to MQDSRPVAVGIDVGGTKTHLRAVAGTDSVADHIRTSRGWRPHDPAAATTWLATLVGEVLPAHTRPSAVAVGAHACETPRQCEGIRLALQERLQVPCLVVGDAELLAPAAGFDRGVGLVAGTGSVAVGRSVDGTSVQVGGWGAVLGDEGGAAGLVREAARAVWAAHDRGEAPDALADRLVAAFAVSEVPALGGALEAATDVSADWGRHAPVVFEAAEEGSLLAHRVIAEGARALASLVARLAARGVAVDDVVVAGGTILSRPALYSAFAEALLDAVPSARPHVLQVPPVEGALALSRTLLRPVTR; encoded by the coding sequence GTGCAGGACTCACGGCCCGTCGCGGTCGGTATCGACGTGGGCGGCACCAAGACCCATCTCCGTGCTGTCGCGGGGACGGACTCCGTCGCCGATCACATCCGTACGAGCCGCGGCTGGCGGCCGCACGACCCGGCGGCCGCGACCACATGGCTGGCCACGCTGGTCGGGGAGGTGCTGCCCGCGCACACCCGCCCGTCCGCCGTGGCCGTCGGCGCCCATGCCTGCGAGACACCCCGGCAGTGCGAGGGGATACGTCTCGCACTCCAGGAACGGCTTCAGGTGCCGTGCCTGGTGGTGGGGGACGCCGAGCTGCTCGCACCCGCCGCCGGTTTCGACAGGGGGGTGGGCCTGGTCGCGGGCACCGGTTCGGTGGCCGTCGGCCGGTCCGTCGACGGCACCTCGGTGCAGGTCGGCGGCTGGGGGGCGGTTCTCGGCGACGAGGGCGGCGCCGCCGGTCTCGTCCGCGAGGCGGCCCGTGCCGTCTGGGCGGCGCACGACCGGGGCGAGGCGCCCGACGCGCTCGCCGACCGGCTCGTCGCCGCCTTCGCGGTGAGCGAGGTCCCGGCTCTCGGCGGGGCTCTGGAGGCGGCCACGGACGTGTCCGCCGACTGGGGCCGGCACGCGCCCGTGGTGTTCGAGGCCGCCGAGGAGGGATCTCTCCTCGCCCACCGGGTGATCGCCGAAGGAGCCCGCGCGCTCGCCTCGCTCGTGGCACGGCTCGCCGCCCGCGGGGTCGCCGTGGACGACGTGGTGGTGGCCGGCGGGACGATCCTCTCCAGACCCGCCCTGTACTCCGCATTCGCCGAAGCACTCCTGGACGCTGTACCGTCCGCGCGACCGCATGTGCTCCAAGTGCCTCCGGTCGAAGGGGCGTTGGCACTCTCACGTACTCTCCTCCGACCGGTCACCCGCTGA
- a CDS encoding GNAT family N-acetyltransferase, producing the protein MTATEWVRLQLDVTDFDLARFQPYVDKCRTSGIRLTTLSELGDTPEHRRALYELNKECSADIPGRGAFFEYDEYHRLRFEVPAYDPRGVVLALDGDRWVGMAATSDRRGSGFVFNEMTGVRVRHRGRGISVAMKTFGIGFAGMCGVSIVRTMHHPANARAIAMNRTLGYVDADW; encoded by the coding sequence TTGACGGCGACCGAGTGGGTCCGGCTCCAGCTGGACGTCACCGACTTCGACCTGGCACGTTTCCAGCCGTACGTCGACAAGTGCCGCACCTCCGGTATCCGGCTGACGACGCTCTCCGAACTCGGCGACACCCCGGAGCATCGCCGGGCGTTGTACGAACTCAACAAGGAGTGCTCGGCGGACATCCCGGGGCGCGGTGCCTTCTTCGAGTACGACGAGTACCACCGGCTCCGCTTCGAGGTGCCCGCCTACGATCCGCGCGGTGTCGTGCTGGCCCTCGACGGCGACCGGTGGGTCGGCATGGCGGCCACCTCCGACCGGCGGGGGTCCGGGTTCGTGTTCAACGAGATGACCGGGGTTCGGGTCCGACACCGGGGCCGGGGCATCTCGGTGGCCATGAAGACCTTCGGCATCGGGTTCGCCGGAATGTGCGGGGTGAGCATCGTCCGAACGATGCATCATCCGGCCAACGCGCGCGCGATCGCCATGAACCGGACGTTGGGATACGTCGACGCGGACTGGTGA
- a CDS encoding PPOX class F420-dependent oxidoreductase gives MADDISLDALGAGSYLLITTYRKNGTAVPTPVWVVRDGDALGIWTVADSWKVKRIRNRADVLVGPCDVRGNPTGDSVPARAEILDAADSAAYRRLIARKYGVLGRLTLLGSRLRRGADGTIGIRVTLTK, from the coding sequence ATGGCCGACGACATCTCGCTCGACGCGCTCGGCGCGGGCAGCTACCTCCTGATCACCACCTACCGCAAGAACGGCACGGCCGTGCCGACGCCGGTGTGGGTGGTGCGGGACGGGGACGCGCTCGGCATCTGGACGGTCGCGGACTCCTGGAAGGTCAAGCGCATCCGGAACCGCGCCGACGTCCTCGTCGGCCCCTGCGATGTGCGCGGCAACCCCACCGGCGACTCCGTCCCCGCCCGCGCCGAGATCCTCGACGCGGCCGACTCCGCCGCCTACCGCAGGCTCATCGCCCGAAAGTACGGCGTCCTCGGACGCCTCACCCTCCTCGGCAGCCGACTCCGCCGGGGCGCCGACGGCACGATCGGTATCCGTGTCACGCTGACGAAGTAG
- a CDS encoding sensor histidine kinase — protein MNLVLDTKEPVGGRTGRPVRPAGPGCVRVGGIVVLFLACVSDFLILGTEEDTAYLWLHLLALVIGLTALLWPERRRPARLTPQVRTGVPALAAAANVVTLLVAQEKGGFGPGQAIVLLCLLVVAVRTCPPGWALACGLLDGLVLLALPLPYYVVEPDDGILGVTALLLLCGGVTAAIAAYLRTLDHRRIQVVTETRRAERLAMAADLHDFVAHHVTGILVQTQVARMMADTEPERLDPVLAGIQRAATEALASMRRTVGVLRDHEDESGTADRRPVGDLAGIDELVRGFDGVGGVDGRAALLDRDPAVPDDLPHEVQAAAFRVVQEALTNVRRHAADATEVTVTLRHALGDLEVSVRDDGRGGARLPEAARGGGFGLVGLTERVTALGGRIEARPREDGPGWEVVAVLPAGSVSAG, from the coding sequence GTGAACCTCGTGCTCGACACCAAGGAACCCGTGGGCGGACGCACCGGCCGTCCGGTGCGCCCCGCCGGGCCGGGCTGCGTACGCGTAGGCGGCATCGTGGTCCTGTTCCTGGCCTGCGTGTCCGACTTCCTCATCCTGGGGACGGAGGAGGACACCGCCTATCTCTGGCTGCATCTGCTCGCCCTGGTGATCGGCCTCACGGCGCTGCTGTGGCCCGAGCGCCGCCGGCCCGCCCGGCTCACCCCGCAGGTACGGACCGGCGTCCCGGCCCTCGCCGCCGCCGCGAACGTGGTGACCCTGCTCGTGGCCCAGGAGAAGGGCGGCTTCGGCCCGGGCCAGGCGATCGTGCTGCTGTGCCTGCTGGTCGTCGCCGTCCGCACCTGCCCGCCCGGCTGGGCGCTGGCCTGCGGACTCCTGGACGGTCTCGTGCTGCTCGCGCTGCCGCTGCCGTACTACGTCGTCGAACCGGACGACGGCATCCTCGGTGTGACCGCGCTGCTGTTGCTGTGCGGCGGGGTCACAGCCGCCATCGCCGCCTATCTCCGCACCCTGGACCACCGCCGGATCCAGGTCGTCACCGAGACCCGCCGGGCGGAACGCCTCGCCATGGCCGCCGACCTGCACGACTTCGTCGCCCACCACGTCACCGGGATCCTGGTGCAGACACAGGTCGCACGGATGATGGCCGACACCGAACCCGAGCGTCTCGATCCCGTCCTCGCGGGCATCCAGCGGGCCGCGACCGAGGCACTGGCCTCGATGCGCCGCACGGTCGGTGTCCTGCGTGACCACGAGGACGAGAGCGGCACCGCCGACCGGCGCCCGGTCGGGGACCTGGCCGGCATCGACGAACTGGTGCGCGGCTTCGACGGCGTCGGCGGTGTCGACGGACGCGCGGCCCTGCTGGACCGCGACCCCGCCGTCCCCGACGACCTGCCGCACGAGGTGCAGGCCGCCGCCTTCCGCGTGGTGCAGGAGGCCCTGACGAACGTCCGACGGCACGCCGCCGACGCCACCGAGGTCACCGTCACCCTCCGTCACGCCCTCGGTGACCTGGAGGTCTCGGTGCGCGACGACGGACGCGGCGGCGCCCGGCTGCCGGAGGCGGCCCGGGGCGGCGGCTTCGGCCTCGTCGGTCTCACCGAACGGGTCACCGCGCTCGGCGGCCGGATCGAGGCCCGGCCGCGCGAGGACGGACCCGGCTGGGAGGTCGTCGCCGTGCTCCCGGCCGGGTCCGTGAGCGCCGGGTGA
- a CDS encoding SpoIIE family protein phosphatase — protein sequence MVTKASGAPRAATAGEAMAVVDARGLVAGWSPGARRLTGYTAGDVTGRPAADLVDGDAAAVWRMLLTHGDTVVDLRYRDGRRQKVALRICPLRGGAGEGRRFVVQATPDQSERGLGELAFKQASMSMSIFDTEQRYLRMNDWACQVMGQPEEEFRHQYFPDTVEDAEHSRGFLRHLEIVAETGQPVHYESWTRSPSGRRMHAWSFEMWPVRDRSGELIGTALAGFDSSEQFWARQRLALLNEAAGSIGTRLDVVQTARELAELVVPRLADFASVDLLESVLQGEEPESVPVEGGVQLRRAAHHSGTPGVPEAAIGLGSADVYPSTSPPALALLTGEPVLTRTGDASLDSWFARHGARSAKLQEAEDHDLSLMAVPLVARGTTLGVAVLVRILTPEHPDAFDQDDMSLAEELSSRAAVCVDNARRYTKERTTALALQRSLLPKTVAGQAAVEFASRYLPALSQAGVGGDWFDVIPLSGTRVALVVGDVVGHGIHASVTMGRLRTAVWALADVDLPPDELLTHLDDLVEHLAAGDGTGDGEIGATCLYAVYDPVDGSCSIASAGHVPPVVVLPDGRVEVVEVVAGPMLGVGGLPFEARELVLPEGSVLALYTDGLVEARDRDVDTGTAALCAALRGSVASLESACDAALKALLPETPADDVALLLARTRALDAEQVAVWNLSDDPALVANARKLATDQLTRWGLEEAAFVTELVVSELVTNAIRYGGAPIQLRLIRDRTLICEVSDASSTSPHLRRARSFDEGGRGLLLVAQLTDRWGSRPSGAGKTIWAEQALPPSL from the coding sequence ATGGTGACGAAGGCGTCCGGCGCGCCGCGGGCTGCCACGGCCGGTGAGGCGATGGCGGTCGTCGACGCGCGCGGCCTCGTCGCGGGGTGGAGTCCGGGAGCCCGGCGGCTCACCGGGTACACCGCCGGGGACGTGACCGGGCGGCCGGCGGCGGACCTCGTCGACGGGGACGCTGCGGCGGTGTGGCGGATGCTGCTGACGCACGGCGACACGGTCGTGGACCTGCGCTACCGGGACGGGCGGCGGCAGAAGGTGGCGCTGCGGATCTGCCCGCTGCGGGGCGGGGCGGGCGAGGGGCGGCGGTTCGTCGTCCAGGCGACCCCCGACCAGAGCGAGCGGGGCCTCGGCGAGCTGGCCTTCAAGCAGGCGTCGATGTCCATGTCGATCTTCGACACCGAACAGCGCTACCTGCGGATGAACGACTGGGCGTGCCAGGTCATGGGCCAGCCCGAGGAGGAGTTCCGGCACCAGTACTTCCCCGACACCGTGGAGGACGCCGAGCACAGCCGGGGCTTCCTGCGCCATCTGGAGATCGTGGCGGAGACCGGACAGCCGGTGCACTACGAGAGCTGGACCCGCTCGCCGTCCGGTCGGCGCATGCATGCCTGGAGCTTCGAGATGTGGCCCGTGCGGGACCGCTCCGGCGAGCTGATCGGTACCGCGCTCGCCGGGTTCGACAGCAGCGAGCAGTTCTGGGCCCGCCAGCGCCTGGCCCTGCTGAACGAGGCCGCCGGGTCCATCGGCACCAGGCTCGACGTCGTCCAGACCGCCCGCGAACTCGCCGAACTGGTCGTGCCCCGGCTCGCCGACTTCGCCAGCGTCGACCTCCTGGAGTCCGTGCTGCAGGGCGAGGAACCCGAGTCGGTCCCCGTGGAGGGCGGTGTGCAGCTGCGCCGGGCCGCCCACCACTCCGGTACACCGGGTGTCCCGGAGGCGGCGATCGGCCTGGGCTCCGCCGATGTCTACCCGTCCACCTCGCCGCCCGCCCTCGCCCTGCTCACCGGCGAGCCCGTGCTCACCCGCACCGGCGACGCCTCCCTCGACTCCTGGTTCGCGCGGCACGGGGCACGCTCCGCCAAGCTCCAGGAGGCCGAGGACCACGACCTGTCCCTGATGGCCGTACCCCTGGTCGCGCGTGGCACGACCCTCGGTGTGGCCGTCCTCGTCCGCATCCTGACGCCCGAGCACCCCGACGCCTTCGACCAGGACGACATGTCCCTCGCCGAGGAACTCTCCAGCCGGGCGGCCGTCTGCGTCGACAACGCCCGCCGCTACACGAAGGAACGCACGACCGCGCTGGCGCTCCAGCGCAGCCTGCTGCCGAAGACGGTCGCCGGACAGGCGGCCGTCGAGTTCGCCTCCCGCTATCTGCCCGCGCTGTCGCAGGCCGGGGTGGGCGGCGACTGGTTCGACGTGATTCCGCTGTCCGGCACCCGGGTGGCGCTGGTCGTCGGGGACGTCGTCGGCCACGGCATCCACGCCTCCGTCACGATGGGCCGGCTGCGCACCGCCGTGTGGGCGCTCGCCGACGTCGACCTGCCGCCCGACGAACTGCTCACCCACCTGGACGACCTCGTCGAGCATCTCGCGGCCGGTGACGGCACGGGCGACGGGGAGATCGGCGCGACCTGCCTGTACGCGGTGTACGACCCGGTCGACGGCAGCTGCTCGATCGCCTCGGCCGGGCATGTGCCGCCCGTGGTGGTGTTGCCCGACGGCCGTGTGGAGGTCGTCGAGGTGGTGGCGGGACCGATGCTCGGCGTCGGCGGACTCCCGTTCGAGGCGAGGGAGCTGGTGCTGCCCGAGGGATCGGTCCTCGCCCTCTACACCGACGGTCTGGTCGAGGCCCGCGACCGTGACGTCGACACGGGCACCGCCGCCCTGTGCGCGGCGCTGCGGGGGTCGGTGGCCAGTCTGGAGAGCGCCTGCGACGCCGCGCTGAAGGCGCTGCTGCCCGAGACCCCGGCCGACGACGTGGCCCTGCTGCTCGCCCGCACCCGCGCCCTCGACGCGGAACAGGTGGCCGTCTGGAACCTCTCCGACGACCCGGCGTTGGTCGCCAACGCGCGCAAACTCGCCACCGACCAGCTCACCCGCTGGGGCCTGGAGGAGGCCGCCTTCGTCACCGAACTCGTGGTCAGCGAACTCGTCACCAACGCCATCCGCTACGGCGGCGCCCCCATCCAGCTGCGTCTGATCCGCGACCGCACCCTCATCTGCGAGGTCTCCGACGCCAGCAGCACCTCACCCCATCTGCGCCGGGCCCGCAGCTTCGACGAAGGGGGCCGCGGCCTGCTCCTCGTCGCCCAGCTCACCGACCGGTGGGGCAGCCGCCCGAGCGGCGCGGGCAAGACCATCTGGGCCGAGCAGGCCCTGCCGCCGAGCCTGTGA
- a CDS encoding HAD family acid phosphatase: MTASGVGRRMTTVAAVAVLGLGASVTAAVPAAAAPVEAAVGAAAAAEVDYATWQKDVKAVVDTATPYIQQRTANSSGQKLAVVFDIDNTTLETHYTPWYQLPTPALKPSLELAKYAKSRGVAVFFVTARPGIIESVTKWNLKTVGYPVDGLYVRDLPDLFAEVSAYKTASRADIESDGYKIIANVGNNTTDLVGGHAERTYKLPDYDGLLD, encoded by the coding sequence ATGACAGCAAGCGGTGTGGGACGCCGCATGACGACGGTCGCCGCGGTGGCCGTACTGGGTCTGGGTGCTTCGGTGACCGCGGCCGTTCCGGCCGCCGCGGCGCCTGTCGAGGCCGCGGTCGGCGCGGCGGCAGCCGCCGAGGTGGACTACGCGACCTGGCAGAAGGATGTGAAGGCCGTCGTCGACACGGCCACTCCCTACATACAGCAGCGCACCGCGAACTCCTCGGGGCAGAAGCTCGCGGTCGTCTTCGACATCGACAACACCACGCTGGAGACGCACTACACGCCCTGGTACCAGCTGCCGACCCCGGCGCTGAAGCCCTCCCTGGAGCTGGCCAAGTACGCCAAGTCCCGGGGGGTCGCCGTCTTCTTCGTCACCGCCCGGCCGGGCATCATCGAGAGCGTCACCAAGTGGAACCTGAAGACCGTCGGTTACCCCGTCGACGGCCTCTACGTACGTGACCTGCCCGACCTGTTCGCCGAGGTCTCCGCCTACAAGACCGCCTCGCGCGCGGACATCGAGTCCGACGGCTACAAGATCATCGCCAACGTCGGCAACAACACCACGGACCTCGTCGGCGGCCACGCCGAGCGGACGTACAAGCTGCCCGACTACGACGGGCTGCTCGACTGA
- a CDS encoding peptidoglycan-binding domain-containing protein, producing the protein MSKPPEPGRTAKRPTIEPTYVMRRRRTEALAELLREFEQFKGTTAPDDEYETVAVPPTPVPPPTPVPTPPPTPVPTPPPAPAPAPAPAPEAKPAPERILPRTEYETEELPPVMVGEDFGSDTVTRGERRQRRRRQAPGGGSGLKRAAVVVGIGAAALLGFGAALLLPGGDTEKEARTVTPTPTPSAPVTSAPAGNAGVDPDGPGTLREGDSGPQVAELQQRLLRIPNVYDNGSTSGQYDGVLKEAVARFQLWYGIRGDETGVYGNDTRQDLESRTPL; encoded by the coding sequence GTGTCGAAACCGCCCGAACCGGGCCGGACGGCGAAGCGACCCACGATCGAGCCGACCTATGTCATGCGCCGACGCAGGACCGAGGCCCTGGCCGAGCTGCTGCGTGAGTTCGAGCAGTTCAAGGGGACGACCGCCCCGGACGACGAGTACGAGACCGTCGCCGTACCACCGACACCGGTACCGCCTCCGACACCGGTACCGACACCGCCTCCGACACCGGTACCGACACCGCCTCCGGCACCGGCGCCCGCACCGGCGCCCGCACCGGAGGCGAAGCCCGCTCCCGAGCGGATCCTGCCCCGGACGGAGTACGAGACCGAGGAACTGCCCCCGGTCATGGTCGGCGAGGACTTCGGCTCGGACACGGTCACGCGCGGTGAGCGGCGGCAGCGGCGGAGGCGGCAGGCGCCCGGCGGCGGATCCGGCCTGAAGCGCGCCGCGGTGGTCGTCGGCATCGGCGCCGCGGCCCTGCTCGGCTTCGGTGCGGCGCTCCTGCTGCCCGGCGGCGACACGGAGAAGGAGGCGCGCACCGTCACGCCCACACCGACCCCGTCGGCACCCGTGACCTCTGCCCCGGCCGGGAACGCCGGCGTCGACCCCGACGGCCCCGGCACCCTCCGCGAGGGCGACAGCGGCCCCCAGGTCGCCGAACTCCAGCAGCGGCTGCTCCGTATCCCGAACGTGTACGACAACGGCTCCACCTCGGGCCAGTACGACGGCGTACTGAAGGAGGCGGTGGCGCGCTTCCAGCTCTGGTACGGCATCCGGGGCGACGAAACGGGCGTCTACGGCAACGACACCCGCCAGGACCTCGAATCCCGCACCCCGCTCTAG
- a CDS encoding response regulator transcription factor: protein MNDRSPIRVLIADDQDMVRTGFRFFLDAQPDITVVAEAADGETAVRLAREVRPDVCLLDIRMPRLDGLEATRLLAGPGVADPLRVVVVTTFDLDEYVYGALRGGACGFLLKDSGPALLAEAVRAAAVGDSLVSPSVTVRLLKHLTAQKEAAPGSEAPRPQEPLTDRELDVVRLVALGHTNAEIAASMFVSLSTVKTHLGSVQLKLAARNRVEIAAWAWRTGHAGDRS, encoded by the coding sequence ATGAACGACCGCAGCCCGATCCGGGTTCTGATCGCCGACGACCAGGACATGGTCCGCACCGGCTTCCGTTTCTTCCTCGACGCGCAGCCAGACATCACCGTGGTCGCCGAGGCCGCCGACGGCGAGACGGCCGTGCGGCTGGCCCGCGAGGTGCGGCCCGATGTGTGTCTGCTGGACATCCGTATGCCGAGGCTGGACGGCCTGGAGGCGACCCGGCTGCTGGCCGGTCCGGGTGTGGCCGATCCGCTGCGGGTGGTCGTGGTGACCACGTTCGACCTCGACGAGTACGTCTACGGGGCGTTGCGCGGCGGCGCCTGCGGCTTCCTGCTCAAGGACTCCGGGCCGGCCCTGCTGGCGGAGGCCGTACGGGCTGCGGCGGTGGGCGACTCGCTGGTGTCGCCGTCGGTGACGGTCCGGCTCCTCAAGCACCTCACGGCCCAGAAGGAGGCCGCCCCCGGATCCGAAGCCCCGCGTCCTCAGGAGCCGTTGACCGACCGGGAACTCGACGTCGTACGTCTGGTCGCGCTGGGCCACACCAACGCCGAGATCGCCGCCTCGATGTTCGTCTCGCTCTCCACGGTCAAGACCCACCTCGGCAGCGTCCAGCTCAAGCTCGCCGCCCGGAACCGGGTGGAGATCGCGGCATGGGCGTGGCGGACGGGGCACGCGGGCGACCGTTCGTGA
- a CDS encoding SAM-dependent methyltransferase, with product MTDNPAPSDFPSSSLNRRIVTTRPVAARIWNYWLGGGDYYEVDRKAGDEIRRLHPSIEDYARADRQFLGRAVRHLAADVGIRQFLDIGAGLPTAENTHEVAQHIAPDARIVYVDNDPLVLVHARALLTSSPEGRTDHVDEDLRNVDSILEHAARTLDLTRPVALMLLDVLAFIHDDENPYGIVRHLMDALPSGSHLVLSHTITSPEWPDVDIAAAWWNEHGIPRLTQRTPEVIAGFFDGLDLLEPGVVSCTRWRPEISGDPASGEPAEVAMYCGVGGKR from the coding sequence GTGACGGACAACCCGGCCCCCTCGGACTTCCCCTCCTCGTCGCTGAACCGCCGCATCGTCACCACGCGACCGGTCGCGGCACGGATCTGGAACTACTGGCTCGGCGGCGGGGACTACTACGAGGTCGACCGGAAGGCCGGGGACGAGATACGCCGGCTGCATCCGAGCATCGAGGACTACGCCCGCGCGGACCGGCAGTTCCTGGGGCGGGCCGTGCGTCATCTGGCCGCCGACGTGGGCATCCGGCAGTTCCTGGACATCGGCGCCGGACTGCCGACCGCGGAGAACACCCACGAGGTCGCCCAGCACATCGCCCCGGACGCCCGGATCGTCTACGTCGACAACGACCCGCTGGTCCTGGTGCACGCCCGCGCCCTGCTGACGAGTTCACCCGAGGGCCGTACGGACCACGTCGACGAGGACCTGCGCAACGTCGACTCGATCCTCGAACACGCGGCGAGAACCCTGGACCTGACCCGGCCGGTCGCGCTGATGCTGCTCGACGTGCTGGCTTTCATCCACGATGACGAGAACCCGTACGGCATCGTGCGCCATCTGATGGACGCCCTGCCCAGCGGCAGCCATCTGGTGCTGTCGCACACCATCACCAGCCCGGAGTGGCCCGACGTGGACATCGCGGCCGCCTGGTGGAACGAGCACGGCATCCCACGGCTGACCCAGCGCACACCGGAGGTGATCGCCGGCTTCTTCGACGGGCTCGACCTCCTCGAACCGGGCGTGGTCTCGTGCACACGCTGGCGGCCGGAGATCAGCGGCGATCCCGCCTCCGGGGAACCGGCGGAAGTGGCCATGTACTGCGGAGTGGGAGGCAAGCGTTGA